Proteins encoded in a region of the Massilia sp. UMI-21 genome:
- a CDS encoding alpha/beta hydrolase, with protein MKHLPSSKRIAVAGQVLRFSMSGQGSPTIVMLGGSGGPIEGWHRLFPEIEKLGTVVAYDRPGVGASGRPREPQMGTTAILQLRALLREIGARPPFLLVAHAFGGLHANLFARVYPEETCGVLFLEATAPADVLNIRRYRSGLQRAVTGLLDRVSPPDPNDEISNEAETVEEIAEAPPFPAIPLTVVSGGKRLPRWIVSGEAQRERERNQQALAHLSPLGERVIAKRSAHFPQMSEPQVVLDALAALVRRLPT; from the coding sequence GTGAAGCATCTTCCATCGAGCAAGAGAATTGCGGTCGCGGGGCAGGTGCTGCGTTTTTCGATGTCAGGGCAGGGTAGCCCGACCATCGTCATGCTGGGCGGTTCCGGCGGTCCGATCGAAGGCTGGCATCGCTTGTTTCCCGAGATCGAGAAACTGGGCACGGTGGTCGCCTACGACCGGCCGGGCGTGGGCGCCAGCGGACGGCCGCGCGAGCCCCAGATGGGGACCACCGCCATCCTGCAACTGCGCGCACTGCTGCGCGAGATCGGCGCCAGGCCGCCTTTCCTGCTGGTGGCGCATGCCTTCGGCGGGCTGCACGCCAACCTGTTCGCGCGCGTCTATCCCGAAGAGACCTGTGGGGTGCTGTTCCTCGAGGCGACCGCGCCCGCCGATGTCCTCAACATCAGGCGCTATCGCTCGGGCCTGCAGCGCGCCGTCACCGGCCTGCTCGACCGCGTCTCGCCGCCGGATCCGAACGACGAGATCAGCAACGAAGCGGAGACGGTGGAGGAGATCGCCGAGGCGCCGCCGTTCCCGGCCATTCCGCTCACCGTGGTCTCGGGCGGCAAGCGCTTGCCGCGCTGGATCGTCTCGGGCGAAGCGCAGCGCGAACGCGAACGTAACCAGCAGGCGCTGGCGCACCTGTCGCCGCTGGGCGAGCGCGTGATCGCGAAGCGCAGTGCGCATTTTCCGCAGATGTCCGAGCCGCAAGTGGTGCTGGATGCCCTGGCGGCGCTGGTCCGTCGGTTGCCGACGTAG
- a CDS encoding aspartate/tyrosine/aromatic aminotransferase produces MTSTASSSLFGAIDMAPRDPILGITEAFNADTNPAKINLGVGVYYDDNGKVPLLQCVQEAEAKLMEQPSPRTYLPIEGLAAYDKAVQELVFGADSAVIQEKRAITVQALGGTGALKLGADFLKRFAPGSEVYISDPSWENHRALFESAGFAVHNYTYYDPATHGVNFDGMLASLASMPRGAIVVLHACCHNPTGADLTQEQWGQVIEAVVAGGLVPFLDMAYQGFGEGIAEDGAVVRRFAATGIPMLVSNSFSKSFSLYGERVGALSIVGTSADETARVLSQLKRVIRTNYSNPPTHGGKVVATVLSTPELRQLWEDELAGMRVRIKEMRNAFVAKLKERAPGHDFEFVREQVGMFSYSGLSKEQVGKLREQSIYAVDTGRICVAALNSTNLDRVVDAVAKVL; encoded by the coding sequence ATGACTTCCACAGCCTCTTCCAGCCTCTTCGGCGCCATCGACATGGCCCCGCGCGACCCGATCCTGGGCATCACCGAAGCATTCAACGCCGATACCAATCCGGCCAAGATCAACCTGGGCGTCGGCGTCTATTATGACGACAATGGCAAGGTTCCTTTGCTGCAGTGCGTGCAAGAGGCGGAAGCGAAGCTGATGGAGCAGCCGTCGCCGCGCACCTACCTGCCGATCGAAGGGCTGGCGGCGTACGACAAGGCCGTGCAAGAGCTGGTATTTGGGGCCGACAGCGCCGTAATTCAAGAGAAGCGTGCGATCACCGTGCAGGCCCTGGGCGGCACCGGCGCGCTCAAGCTGGGCGCCGACTTCCTCAAGCGTTTCGCCCCCGGCTCCGAGGTCTACATCAGCGACCCGAGCTGGGAAAACCACCGCGCGCTGTTCGAGAGCGCCGGCTTCGCGGTCCACAACTACACGTATTACGACCCAGCCACCCACGGTGTGAATTTCGACGGCATGCTGGCCTCGCTGGCGTCCATGCCGCGCGGCGCGATCGTGGTGCTGCACGCCTGCTGCCACAACCCGACCGGCGCCGACCTGACCCAGGAGCAGTGGGGCCAGGTGATCGAGGCGGTGGTCGCGGGCGGCCTGGTGCCTTTCCTCGACATGGCCTACCAGGGCTTCGGCGAAGGCATCGCGGAAGATGGCGCCGTGGTGCGCCGCTTCGCCGCCACCGGCATCCCGATGCTGGTCTCGAACTCGTTCTCGAAGTCCTTCTCGCTGTACGGCGAGCGTGTCGGCGCGCTGTCGATCGTCGGCACCAGCGCCGACGAAACCGCGCGCGTGCTGTCGCAACTGAAGCGCGTCATCCGCACCAACTATTCGAACCCGCCGACCCATGGCGGCAAGGTGGTTGCCACGGTGCTGTCCACCCCGGAGCTGCGCCAGCTGTGGGAAGACGAACTGGCCGGCATGCGCGTGCGCATCAAGGAAATGCGCAACGCTTTCGTCGCCAAGCTGAAGGAACGGGCGCCGGGCCACGACTTCGAATTCGTGCGCGAGCAGGTCGGCATGTTCTCGTACTCGGGCCTGAGCAAGGAGCAGGTGGGCAAGCTGCGCGAACAGTCGATCTACGCGGTGGATACCGGCCGCATCTGCGTCGCCGCCCTGAACTCGACCAATCTCGATCGCGTCGTTGACGCCGTCGCGAAAGTTCTTTAA